One genomic window of Solanum dulcamara chromosome 10, daSolDulc1.2, whole genome shotgun sequence includes the following:
- the LOC129871143 gene encoding uncharacterized protein LOC129871143, with the protein MAMFIEDTKNKNEDDLLFINLVSNEKISNENDQGPATNVPLGDDDLGLTIIHVPKEDQSEPEPKSDVQEEEEENDDDFEPLPNGARARVSTRPSKRPAPSPKTN; encoded by the exons atggcCATGTTCATTGAAGATACGAAGAACAAGAATGAAGATGATCTATTATTCATAAACCTTGTTTCTAATGAAAAAATTTCTAATG AAAATGACCAAGGGCCAGCAACAAATGTACCACTAGGAGATGATGACTTGGGACTAACAATAATACATGTGCCAAAAGAAGACCAATCTGAGCCTGAGCCAAAAAGTGATgtacaagaagaagaagaggagaatgatgatgattttgaaccTCTTCCAAATGGAGCAAGAGCAAGAGTTTCAACACGTCCAAGCAAAAGACCAGCTCCATCTCCCAAGACTAATTAA
- the LOC129870712 gene encoding uncharacterized protein LOC129870712, which translates to MKNKIRIMFESFISCGKPSKGNDKDEKPVSLDESTRNAQGQGKGHQDEPKYYAQSQGLLVKDEPNNAQLGKMVKNEVENPKIEQVERVFVMKSRVHITTYRKIGTTSRQAKRSRQRSPPKFKTGSMDIM; encoded by the exons ATGAAGAACAAGATTAGAATTATGTTTGAATCCTTCATATCATGTGGAAAACCTTCTAAAG GAAATGACAAAGACGAAAAACCAGTTTCTCTAGATGAATCTACAAGAAATGCACAAGGACAAGGAAAAGGACATCAAGATGAACCAAAATATTATGCACAAAGCCAAGGACTACTAGTGAAAGATGAACCAAACAATGCACAATTAgggaaaatggtgaaaaatgaAGTGGAAAATCCAAAAATAGAACAAGTGGAAAGGGTGTTTGTAATGAAATCTAGAGTACATATAACCACATACAGAAAAATAGGAACAACTTCACGACAAGCAAAACGTTCACGCCAACGATCACCTCCTAAATTTAAGACCGGTAGCATGGATATTATGTGA